CTGCATGTCACGCCGGCCAACGTCGACGACCGCGCCGAGGTCGGCAAGCTCATCGCAGCCGTGCAGGATGTGACAGGCGAAAGCGTCGAACTCGTTTATGTCGATCAGGGCTACACCGGCGAAAAGGCGTACGAGGCGGCAAAGGCGCAGGGCGCCGAGCTTTGCGTCGTCAAACTCGCCGAGGCGAAGAAGGGCTTCGTGCTGCTGCCCAAGCGCTGGGTGGTCGAGCGTTCATTCGCTTGGGCGACGCGATGCAGGCGGCTCGTCAAAGATTACGAGCGCTATGCTCAGACCCTCGCAGGACTACACGTCGTCGCTTTCGCATGTCTCATGCTCAAGCGCGCCGCGGAGTTCATCATCCAGAGTGCATAACACCCTCTAGGCTGTCACGTTGCACTTAATTGCAATAATGCGCCAGTTCTCGCCGGTCACTGCAGCAAATTGGAGAATCTTTTGGGGCAAAATTATCAAATATGCTGCAATAATGATAATGCTGCAGACTCGGGCGGAATGCCGAGCATGGTCGTGGCGAGTTCGCTGAAGCGCGTACGGTTCTGACCAATGGTTTTGCTTTGCAGCCATCCCAGCATAGCCGGTCCCTCGCGATCGACGATCGAGACTCCCGCGAGAAGTGCAGTCCGGACGCATAGGGGCAAGATCGGGCTTGCCGGGGAAGGCAGCGAGACCTGGCTAGCCACGACAACGGAGTCCGTTTCCGGAACGATGAGGCCAAGAAGCCGGAAGCTACCGCTGCGCTTCAAATGTGTTGTTCGTGGGTCGCGTTGCATCAGCAGGAGACGCGCCAGTTCCAATGGCGGCGCCCAGCTTTGAACACCATGTTCCGCTTCGTCGTTAATCAGACGTTGGCCATTGAGCGCTTCGGTCCAATATGAGTTGATAGGTGACGCGATCGCA
This region of Methylocystis iwaonis genomic DNA includes:
- a CDS encoding TniQ family protein, which translates into the protein MTPELPRCGQLPVVLPPMTDELLSSWICRHAVFYGVPPVTMLRHCLSDASAMRAIDLGLTTEQGAHIAHTFRTDASIVRRMSFANFSPESHRLIAAKSMQFCANCRRQANSNEPEPVRRSQLLGWRITCSQCGSSLSANEGNAIASPINSYWTEALNGQRLINDEAEHGVQSWAPPLELARLLLMQRDPRTTHLKRSGSFRLLGLIVPETDSVVVASQVSLPSPASPILPLCVRTALLAGVSIVDREGPAMLGWLQSKTIGQNRTRFSELATTMLGIPPESAALSLLQHI